The sequence below is a genomic window from Bactrocera neohumeralis isolate Rockhampton chromosome 4, APGP_CSIRO_Bneo_wtdbg2-racon-allhic-juicebox.fasta_v2, whole genome shotgun sequence.
CAAGTGTTTacagttaaaacaacaacaatccactcatataaaaatggtaaagtTATTATAAAAGACTGCAAGTGCATTTTTATGAAGATTACCATTcaatcaaaactaaaaatttttgtttttcataataaatccattttatttatttaccgcCTTAAATGCAAATGCTATTGTTTTTCAATAActattttcagttaaaaaaatttaaatagatttCAAAGTTTGCAGATGGTTAATTACATAAGAATAATTATAGGTTTcgattcttttaattttcgtgtcattcaatacaaatatttacttgcatatttatataagaaataatatatttcattagtAGATATCAGTAGCTATGAATTATGTGGCTTcctgtttgttttgtttacacataacttgaaaataattaccaaactaatacacacacacaacgtCGCACATCGAAATTTACGTAGAATTATAATTCTACTAGTGGTTTCTGACTATAGTCACTTAAAAGTCCCACAAATTAATTCATATATgcacacaaaaatattatacaaacacacacacctcTATATCAAAATACTCGAAAgtcttaatgaaaattaacattcACAGGAGAAAATAAGTTTCAATGTTAATGACGAAGGTACTAAGAACACCAATTAAATATATAAGCCATTATGTTAGTAAAGGGCAATGACATTGATGACATCGCAATGTcttaaagtatattttatgcacattttttacatttccatTTTTTCGCCTCACTGGCTGTAATCAGACATATACATTTACACACAAAAGTGTTCATTTCAAATGTTCTGTTCCTTATGCTTCAAATAAACCTTAGACTTCGAAAATACCCGTATATCTGTTTCGAGTAGTTTCAGTTCTCTCTCAATTTCGGCTTTGCGCACACGCATACGTAAAGTTTCAGTTGTCATAGGCATGCGATTTAGTTCATTTACAAGTGCTTTGAATCCTGAAAGTATtattttgtaacaataaaaattaaaaacaatatacatGGATATAATTCAGCAGTTTTATTACGTACTGGTTTCAGCTGATTGAAGTGCTGCCTGACGCTCTATATCCGATAGTGGGTAATGGCCAGGCGGGCAATTGGGATCGCGTTCACTTTGACGTTGGCGTTGTTCCTCCTTTTCACGTTTCTCACGCTCCAAATAACGAGGCAGACTAATGTTATCTCGAGCTGCAAGCATAATTGATAAAGTTGCATTCAAATAACTGTAAAGTATTAACCGCCCAGGGACTTAACTTACAACCAAGTTTATGTATGCTACCACTTGAACGCTTTTTGACCAAATCTGTATTACTTTGCTGTgaattatgtgaaaaattcgTACGTCGACTACGACCAGATATGGAAACAGCCTCAACACCACCGCTGTTTCCTAAGGCACCATAATTTTCATCAACAGCAACATCGCAGTCAGCAACGCCGCCGTAACCGTTGTTTAAAgacatattttcgaaattggCACGTAAATCACCTTGTACATGAGGTTGCATTCGGTAACGCaatggttgttgctgttgctgttgatcTGGCGGTTCATATGAtgattgcattgttgttgttggtggtaatCCATCACTGTCCACCATATTATATCCATTGGTGAAGTGTTGTTGAGAGCGTGGAGTTGGTGCGAAATTGTACTTTGATGATGATTCAGGCGCACATAATCGTCCAACATTTTCATTATGTATTGTATCTACATCATCACCTCCAATTACTTCGCCATGTTGCTGTTCATTATATTGCTCAACATAATTATTTGTATCTTCACGTTGTACGTACGGATCCTGTATTTGCGGCTGCGTAGCAAACCTACAGTCATCTGAATTCCCCAGACACCTTTGGTCCTCATCAGCTGACGGATAAAAAGAGTTTCGGCTTTGTGCATCGATCGCTATATGTTGTGAACGTGGCGTAAAGTTTGGTTGTAAACCATTAAAACGTGACTGAGATTCGTTGGTGGTACAactgttaaaatataaaatgtttaatacaaaaaacataCAATTTCGTTGGAATGGGCTCTAACCGCTTCAAAGCGTCATAAAGAAACTGTTCGTCTTGTATATCTTCAGTTTGCACTTGTTTATGCACAGATTTGATTGTCGTCGTGCTATTTGTCCGAGAAACACTGCGTCTACCAATATGATTTGAACAATCGCCGACACCACCGGCAGCAGAAGTCCCCATAACACGGCCACTGGGAACCCGTGACAATGAAGGGCAGCGGCTCACAGTTTGTTTCTACGGAATATAAGGTAGAATAATTAATAACTGCCAAATCtagtttcagaaaaaataaGCTTTCAAATATTCGACTCACATCcaagcaattgttgttgttacgttGTTGAGATTGTGAACGGCGTCCAGC
It includes:
- the LOC126755533 gene encoding uncharacterized protein LOC126755533, with the protein product MSNGGVVESRSKSAISATSVKPMETLKGIFSVPKMDRNRRNFLRENKLSLRELQRVTNKGKMQQQQEQLLRDQKYAGRRSQSQQRNNNNCLDKQTVSRCPSLSRVPSGRVMGTSAAGGVGDCSNHIGRRSVSRTNSTTTIKSVHKQVQTEDIQDEQFLYDALKRCTTNESQSRFNGLQPNFTPRSQHIAIDAQSRNSFYPSADEDQRCLGNSDDCRFATQPQIQDPYVQREDTNNYVEQYNEQQHGEVIGGDDVDTIHNENVGRLCAPESSSKYNFAPTPRSQQHFTNGYNMVDSDGLPPTTTMQSSYEPPDQQQQQQPLRYRMQPHVQGDLRANFENMSLNNGYGGVADCDVAVDENYGALGNSGGVEAVSISGRSRRTNFSHNSQQSNTDLVKKRSSGSIHKLGSRDNISLPRYLEREKREKEEQRQRQSERDPNCPPGHYPLSDIERQAALQSAETRFKALVNELNRMPMTTETLRMRVRKAEIERELKLLETDIRVFSKSKVYLKHKEQNI